The Roseomonas haemaphysalidis genome segment CCGGCATGTTCGGCGTTGGCGGCGGCTTTCTGCTGACCCCGATCCTGATCCTGATCGGCATCCCGGCCCCCGTGGCCGTGGCCTCGGGCGCCAACCAGACGCTGGGTGCCTCGGTGTCGGGGCTGATGGCGCAGTGGCGGCGCGGCAATGTCGACTTCAAGATGGGCGGCGTGCTGCTGGTGGGCGGCGTGCTCGGCAGCTTTCTGGGCGTGCAGCTCTTCGCCTGGTTGCGGCGGCAGGGGCAGGTCGATCTGGCCGTGGCGGTGTTCTACGTGGTGGTGCTGGGCAGCGTGGGCGGGCTGATGGTGCGCGAAAGCGTGCGCGCCATCCTGCGACGGCGGCGCAAGACCGGCCACCGCCAGCGGCTGCACGCGCATTTCTGGATGCACGGGCTGCCCTTCAAGCAACGCTTCCGCAAGTCGCGCCTCTACATCTCCGTGGTGCCGCCCGCCGCCGTCGGCTTCGGCATCGGCGTGCTGTCGGCGGTGATGGGCGTGGGCGGCGGCTTCATGCTGGTGCCGGCGATGATCTACCTGCTCGGCATGCCGACCTCGGTGGTGATCGGCACCTCGCTGTTCCAGGTGGTGTTCGTGGCCGCCAACGTCACGCTGCTGCAGGCCATCACCACGGGCAGCGTGGACATCGTGCTGACCCTGCTGCTGCTGATCGGCGGCGTGGCCGGCGCGCAGTTCGGCGCCGCCATGGGCACCCGGCTGCGGGGCGAGGAAACCCGCTTCCTGCTGGGCATGATGGTGCTGGCGGTCGCGGCCAGCCTGCTGTGGGGGCTGGTGCGCACGCCGGACAGTCCCTTCGCCATCGGGCCCATTCCGTGACGGCGGCGGCGGGCCGGCTTCGCGCGGTCCTGCTGCTGGCCGGCCTGCTGCTGGCGCCGCTGTGCGCGGCGGCGCAGGGCGTTCCGGCCAGCCCGGATGCGGGCCTGCCGGTGCTGCCGCCCCCCGCCCTGCCGCTGCCGCCCCTGACGCCGCTGCCGCCGCCCCCGGCCCCCGGCGGGGCCGATGCGCCCCCCGCGCCGCGCCCGCTGCCCACATCGCCCGAGGCCGCCGGCATCATCCGCCCCGCGCTGGTGGCCGAGCTGTCGCAATCGACTGTCGAGATCACCACCGGCTTCACCGGCACGGAGCTGCTGGTGTTCGGCGCCACCGACCGGCTGCTGGGCCCGCAGCCCGGCGGCGCGCCGCAGGACGACGTGGTGGTGATCGCCCGCAACGCCGCCGAGCCGATGATCGTGCGCCGCAAGG includes the following:
- a CDS encoding sulfite exporter TauE/SafE family protein, giving the protein MQVYLPIAEMSADALLLLGIGFGVGWLSGMFGVGGGFLLTPILILIGIPAPVAVASGANQTLGASVSGLMAQWRRGNVDFKMGGVLLVGGVLGSFLGVQLFAWLRRQGQVDLAVAVFYVVVLGSVGGLMVRESVRAILRRRRKTGHRQRLHAHFWMHGLPFKQRFRKSRLYISVVPPAAVGFGIGVLSAVMGVGGGFMLVPAMIYLLGMPTSVVIGTSLFQVVFVAANVTLLQAITTGSVDIVLTLLLLIGGVAGAQFGAAMGTRLRGEETRFLLGMMVLAVAASLLWGLVRTPDSPFAIGPIP